One window of the Manihot esculenta cultivar AM560-2 chromosome 14, M.esculenta_v8, whole genome shotgun sequence genome contains the following:
- the LOC110631025 gene encoding transcription factor bHLH30, with the protein MRGFKEEDQGECSQTIHNFQGYQEQLLLQHHLQMQQQQQQQQQQSNDIYGGARGTGLIFPEVSPILPWPLAPVHSFNPTHFVSNPVREQDPFLIPPVPSSYGNLFNRRAPPLQFAYDGPSSDHLRIISETLGPVVQPGSAAFGLQAELGKMTAQEIMDAKALAASKSHSEAERRRRERINNHLAKLRSLLPSTTKTDKASLLAEVIQHVKELKRQTSLIAETSPVPTEIDELTVDTSDEDGKFVIKASICCEDRSDLLPDLIKTLKALRLRTLKAEITTLGGRVKNVLFITGEEDSSSNSNEQQQHEEAQYSISSIQEALKAVMEKTGGDESSSGSTKRQRTNINILDQQHRNYGSCSVTNVNTEK; encoded by the exons ATGCGTGGATTCAAGGAAGAAGATCAAGGAGAGTGTTCTCAAACTATCCATAACTTCCAAGGCTACCAAGAACAATTACTTCTTCAACACCACCTACAAATgcaacagcagcagcagcagcagcagcagcaaagCAATGACATCTATGGAGGAGCTAGAGGAACCGGATTGATTTTCCCTGAAGTTTCACCAATCTTACCATGGCCTCTCGCTCCAGTCCACTCCTTCAACCCTACCCATTTCGTTTCTAACCCGGTTCGTGAACAAGACCCGTTTCTTATCCCTCCAGTACCATCATCATATGGAAATCTCTTCAACAGACGAGCTCCTCCCCTGCAGTTTGCTTATGATGGTCCATCAAGTGATCATCTCAGAATCATATCTGAGACTCTTGGACCGGTGGTTCAGCCCGGTTCAGCCGCTTTTGGGTTGCAAGCTGAACTGGGGAAGATGACTGCTCAAGAAATCATGGATGCTAAGGCTCTTGCTGCTTCGAAGAGTCATAGTGAGGCCGAGCGGAGgagaagagaaagaatcaaCAATCATCTTGCTAAGCTACGCAGCTTACTCCCCAGCACAACCAAG ACGGATAAAGCTTCATTACTAGCAGAGGTCATCCAACACGTTAAAGAGCTAAAACGCCAGACTTCTTTGATAGCCGAAACAAGTCCCGTACCGACCGAAATTGATGAGCTAACAGTTGATACATCCGATGAAGATGGTAAATTTGTGATCAAAGCTTCAATTTGCTGCGAAGACAGGTCTGATCTTTTGCCTGACCTAATAAAGACCTTGAAAGCATTACGCTTGAGAACACTAAAAGCTGAGATTACAACTCTTGGTGGACGagtcaaaaatgttttattcatTACTGGAGAAGAAGATTCTTCAAGTAACAGCAATGAGCAGCAGCAACATGAGGAGGCACAATATTCTATAAGTTCAATCCAAGAAGCATTGAAAGCAGTTATGGAGAAGACTGGCGGTGATGAGTCTTCCTCAGGGAGCACCAAGAGGCAAAGAACCAATATCAATATCCTTGATCAACAACACAG